The following are encoded in a window of Drosophila albomicans strain 15112-1751.03 unplaced genomic scaffold, ASM965048v2 ctg38_pilon, whole genome shotgun sequence genomic DNA:
- the LOC117577229 gene encoding uncharacterized protein LOC117577229: MNICTPKNDVPHSAIDNENSTDLRSQQDENGNHIPQSMIDSNDNSIDLKNEHDEKTTTNVNSEKSNRKPAQEKPKANIVSLTQRAAVLAQANNSTMSSEIQKELDKTRQEIEKERKSLKRKQQIAKLKINTGRINNKN, encoded by the exons AATATATGTACTCCTAAAAACGATGTTCCTCACTCAGCGATCGATAATGAAAATTCTACTGATCTAAGGTCTCAGCAAG atgaaaatggaaatcatATTCCTCAATCAATGATCGATTCAAATGACAATTCCATCGATCTAAAAAATGAACATg ATGAAAAGACAACAACTAATGTCAACAGCGAAAAAAGCAACAGAAAGCCTGCGCAGgaaaagccaaaggcaaataTTGTATCCTTAACTCAGAGAGCAGCAGTCCTAGCGCAGGCAAATAATTCAACAATGTCTAGCGAAATCCAAAAGGAGCTTGATAAAACTAGGCAAGAAATtgaaaaggaaagaaaaagcCTCAAGCGcaagcaacaaattgcaaagctcaaaataaatacaggcagaataaacaacaaaaattga